The following are from one region of the Nicotiana tomentosiformis chromosome 7, ASM39032v3, whole genome shotgun sequence genome:
- the LOC117275980 gene encoding uncharacterized protein isoform X3, whose protein sequence is MANFIVCHNKEKFNTTKHRLRLTFTQRAIVAETTNQLFPINIFYLRPYDELINKVDVNETELFDVILEIVGFSEVHMHKQGGISRKLMDIELEDDESKKLSATFWGEFVDEIVPHLLSSNSQPIIVVMLLIKAHKFQD, encoded by the exons ATGGCGAACTTTATCGTTTGTCATAATAAGGAGAAGTTCAACACCACAAAACATAGGTTGAGACTGACGTTTACTCAACGGGCAATAGTGGCCGAAACAACTAATCAACTTttcccaataaatatattttatttgcGACCATATGATGAATTGATAAATAAGGTTGATGTGAACGAGACTGAATTATTCG ATGTGATCTTAGAAATCGTCGGTTTTAGTGAGGTACACATGCACAAACAAGGTGGAATTTCTAGGAAGTTAATGGATATTGAACTAGAAGATGATGA GAGTAAGAAGTTGTCTGCTACATTCTGGGGCGAATTTGTTGATGAAATTGTACCTCACCTGCTAAGTTCTAATAGCCAGCCTATTATTGTTGTGATGCTGCTCATAAAAGCCCATAAATTTCAAG ATTAG
- the LOC117275980 gene encoding uncharacterized protein isoform X2, which translates to MANFIVCHNKEKFNTTKHRLRLTFTQRAIVAETTNQLFPINIFYLRPYDELINKVDVNETELFDVILEIVGFSEVHMHKQGGISRKLMDIELEDDESKKLSATFWGEFVDEIVPHLLSSNSQPIIVVMLLIKAHKFQAVIHGSCIEFVFTCIHIQSLYSLAEV; encoded by the exons ATGGCGAACTTTATCGTTTGTCATAATAAGGAGAAGTTCAACACCACAAAACATAGGTTGAGACTGACGTTTACTCAACGGGCAATAGTGGCCGAAACAACTAATCAACTTttcccaataaatatattttatttgcGACCATATGATGAATTGATAAATAAGGTTGATGTGAACGAGACTGAATTATTCG ATGTGATCTTAGAAATCGTCGGTTTTAGTGAGGTACACATGCACAAACAAGGTGGAATTTCTAGGAAGTTAATGGATATTGAACTAGAAGATGATGA GAGTAAGAAGTTGTCTGCTACATTCTGGGGCGAATTTGTTGATGAAATTGTACCTCACCTGCTAAGTTCTAATAGCCAGCCTATTATTGTTGTGATGCTGCTCATAAAAGCCCATAAATTTCAAG CGGTGATTCATGGAAGCTGTATAGAATTTGTCTTTACTTGCATCCATATTcaatcattgtactctttggctGAGGTATAA
- the LOC117275980 gene encoding uncharacterized protein isoform X1, giving the protein MANFIVCHNKEKFNTTKHRLRLTFTQRAIVAETTNQLFPINIFYLRPYDELINKVDVNETELFDVILEIVGFSEVHMHKQGGISRKLMDIELEDDESKKLSATFWGEFVDEIVPHLLSSNSQPIIVVMLLIKAHKFQDSYSVRNTWNVSKLWINPNFSQSDEFKTRFNIYIYIYIYI; this is encoded by the exons ATGGCGAACTTTATCGTTTGTCATAATAAGGAGAAGTTCAACACCACAAAACATAGGTTGAGACTGACGTTTACTCAACGGGCAATAGTGGCCGAAACAACTAATCAACTTttcccaataaatatattttatttgcGACCATATGATGAATTGATAAATAAGGTTGATGTGAACGAGACTGAATTATTCG ATGTGATCTTAGAAATCGTCGGTTTTAGTGAGGTACACATGCACAAACAAGGTGGAATTTCTAGGAAGTTAATGGATATTGAACTAGAAGATGATGA GAGTAAGAAGTTGTCTGCTACATTCTGGGGCGAATTTGTTGATGAAATTGTACCTCACCTGCTAAGTTCTAATAGCCAGCCTATTATTGTTGTGATGCTGCTCATAAAAGCCCATAAATTTCAAG ATTCATATTCTGTGCGCAATACTTGGAATGTATCAAAGCTGTGGATTAATCCAAATTTTTCTCAATCTGACGAGTTTAAAACACGGTTCAATatatacatttatatatatatatatatataa